CAGCTTCTTCGAGTGCGGCCCAGACCCGGATCGGGGTCGTGGGCATGTCCAGGTGCTTGACGCCGCGCTCGGCCAGCGCGTCCACCACGGCGTTGTGCACCGCGGGCGTCGAGCCGATCGTCGCGGCCTCGCCGATCCCCTTGACGCCCAGCAGGTTCCGGTCGGTCGGGGTGGCCATGTCGACCAGCTCGAAGTCCGGCAGCTCGACGGCCGTGATGAACGAGTAGTCCGCCAGGGTCGCGGTCGTCGGGTTGCCGTCTTCGTCGTAGGTGACGACCTCCATGAGCGCCTGCGCGGCGCCCTGTCCGAGCCCGCCGTGGCGCTGCCCGCGGAAGGTCAGCGGGTTGACGATCGGGCCGGCGTCGTCGACGGCGACGATGCGGCGCAGGTCGACCTTGCCGGTCTCGGTGTCGACCTCGACCACGGCGAGGTGCGCGCCGAACGGGAACGTCGGCTTGCCGCCGCCGAACCAGACGTCGGCGGTGAGCTTGCCGCCGGACGCCGTCTCGGCGACCTGCGCCCAGCTGAGCACGGTGCTCGACGGCGCGCCGCGGACCTGCCAGACGCCGCGCTCGGCGTCCAGCTCGAGGTCGTCCGGCGCGGCTTCGAGGAGCTCGGCGGCCAGTTCACGCGCCTGCGTGATCACCTCGTCGGCCGCCTGCCGGATCGCCGAGCCGCCCAGCTGCAGCGACCGGGAACCGAACGTGCCGACGGCCTTGGGCACCTCGTCGGTGTCGCCGTGGCGGACGGTGATCTTCTCCAGCGGCACGCCGAGCTGGTCGGACAGCAGCATCGCCAGCGACGTCCCGAGGCCCTGCCCGTGCGGCGAGCTGCCGGTCCAGGCCACGACCGAGCCGTCCGGGTGGATGTCGACGCGGCCGCTCTCCCCGCCCGAGTCACCGCCGGTGATCTCGACGTACGTGGCGATCCCGAGGCCGAGCTCGACCGGGTCGCCCGCCTCCCGCCGCCGCTTCTGCTCGGCGCGCAGGTCGGCGTAGCCGGCGGCTTCGAGCGCCTTGTCCAGCGCCGCCGCGTACTCGCCCGTGTCGTACGACGCGCCGGTCGGGGTCTGGTAGGGGAACTCCTCGGGCCGGATGAAGTTGACGCGGCGGACCTCCGCCGGGTCCTGCCCGATCGAGGTGGCGAACACGTCCATCGCCCGCTCGAGCGCGGCCGTCGCCTCCGGGCGGCCCGCGCCGCGGTAGGCCGCGATCGGCGTCGTGTTCGTGACGACGGCGCGGCTGCGCGTCTCCACCTTCGGGAACCGGTAGACGCCGACGGCCATCAGCTCGGTCAGCGTCGGCAGGAACAGCGTGCGGGGGTACGCACCGGCGTCCTGGATGACGTCGAGGCGGTACGCGAGGACGGTGCCGTCGCGCTTGCCGCCGATCGTCACGGTGTTCTGCTGCGCGCGGCCGTGCGTCATCGAGGTGAGGTTCTCGCTGCGGGATTCGACCCAGCGCACCGCGCGGCCGATCTCCTTGGCGGCCCAGCCGAGGACGGTCGCCTCGGGGTCGGCGCCGATCTTCGCGCCGAACCCGCCGCCGACGTCCGGCGCGATGACGCGCACCTTGTCTTCGCCGACGCCGAGGCTCATGGCCACCTGCGTGCGGGCGATCTGGGCGTTCTGCGTGGAAAGCCAGACCGTCAGCCGGCCGTCCTCGCCCCAGGCGCACGAGGCGCCGCGGACCTCCAGCGGCGCGGGCGCGACGCGCTGGTTGACGATGGTCTGCGACACGACCACGTCGCAGTCCTCGAAGATCCCGTCGTCGAACTTCTCCGCGCCGTTGACCTGCACGACGTTGCTGCCGGTCTCGGGGTACAGCAGCGTCTCGTCCGCGAGTGCCGCGTCGATGCTCGCGACGGCGTCGAGGGGGTCGTAGTCGATGTCGACCAGCTCGGCCGCGTCGGCCAGCTGGTAGCGCTCTTCGGTGAGGACCAGGGCGACGGGCTCGCCGACGTAGCGCACCACGCCGTCGGCCAGCCACGGTTCCTTCACCGGTCCCGCCGCGTGCGGGTCGAGGCCGAGGTCGGCGGCGGTGAACACGCCGAGCACCCCCGGCGCCGCCTTCGCCTCGCTGACATCGATGCTTTCGATCCGCGCGTGCGCGACGGGACTGCGCACGAACACCGCATGCGCGGCGCCGGAAAGCGCTT
This genomic window from Amycolatopsis mongoliensis contains:
- a CDS encoding xanthine dehydrogenase family protein molybdopterin-binding subunit, which gives rise to MSIVGTRVVRQEDQNLITAGGTYVDDLREEALSGAAHAVFVRSPVAHARIESIDVSEAKAAPGVLGVFTAADLGLDPHAAGPVKEPWLADGVVRYVGEPVALVLTEERYQLADAAELVDIDYDPLDAVASIDAALADETLLYPETGSNVVQVNGAEKFDDGIFEDCDVVVSQTIVNQRVAPAPLEVRGASCAWGEDGRLTVWLSTQNAQIARTQVAMSLGVGEDKVRVIAPDVGGGFGAKIGADPEATVLGWAAKEIGRAVRWVESRSENLTSMTHGRAQQNTVTIGGKRDGTVLAYRLDVIQDAGAYPRTLFLPTLTELMAVGVYRFPKVETRSRAVVTNTTPIAAYRGAGRPEATAALERAMDVFATSIGQDPAEVRRVNFIRPEEFPYQTPTGASYDTGEYAAALDKALEAAGYADLRAEQKRRREAGDPVELGLGIATYVEITGGDSGGESGRVDIHPDGSVVAWTGSSPHGQGLGTSLAMLLSDQLGVPLEKITVRHGDTDEVPKAVGTFGSRSLQLGGSAIRQAADEVITQARELAAELLEAAPDDLELDAERGVWQVRGAPSSTVLSWAQVAETASGGKLTADVWFGGGKPTFPFGAHLAVVEVDTETGKVDLRRIVAVDDAGPIVNPLTFRGQRHGGLGQGAAQALMEVVTYDEDGNPTTATLADYSFITAVELPDFELVDMATPTDRNLLGVKGIGEAATIGSTPAVHNAVVDALAERGVKHLDMPTTPIRVWAALEEAGKGNAR